Genomic DNA from Verrucomicrobiota bacterium:
GGAAAGCCTCGCTTCGGAGCAGGCCACTCGCCTCGCCGACCAAAAAGAGCGAGCCCGTCACCAAAGTGGCCCGATTGCTGGCCAGCGCCGTGGAAAGAGCGGCCTCCAGAGAGACCTCGGTTTGCCAAGGCACCTTCCCGGCCGCCGCCTTGCCCAGGTCCCGCACGGGGAGGGCTCGAGGCGAATTCACCGGCACGAAGACAAACTCCCGCGCAATCGGGCCCAGCCGCTTCAGCAGCCGCTCCGGCTGCTTGTCGGCCAGCGCGCCGAAGACCACGCTCGCCTTCTCCGCCCCAAAGCGGGCCCGCCACGTCGCCACCAAAGCCTCCATGGCCGACTCATTGTGAGCCCCGTCCAAGACCAGCCGCGGGCGGACCTCCTCGAAGCGCCCGGGCCAGCGGGTGGCAGCGATCGCTCGGCGCGCCGTTTCCGGGCCCACCTCCCAGCCACCCCTCTTGAGAGCTGCCCAGGCCAAGGCCGCATTCGCTCGCTGATGTTGGCCGGGAAGGCCACAGTCCCACTCCCCGGGAATCGGCTCCTTCACAAACTCGATCGCCGGATCCTGCTCCCAAAGGACCTCCGCCACTTCCGCCACCTGCCCCGCCGAGACCGCGGGCACCCCGACCTTGAGAATGCCGGCTTTTTCTTGGGCGATCTCGCGCAAGCTTTCGCCCAACCACTTCTGGTGATCCAGCCCGACTGGCGTGAGCGCCACCACTCGCGGTTGCACCAAGTTGGTCGCATCCAATCTCCCCCCCATCCCGGTTTCCAAGACCACCGCCTCGACCGCCTCCTCCTGAAAATACTTCATCGCCAGCGCAAAGGTCAGCTCGAAGAAAGTCGGATGCGGCTCCCACTCGGCGACTTGCTCGCGGAAAAAGCCCAGACCCTCCGCCACCGCCTCCTCCGAAATCATCTCCTGACCGATGCGGATGCGCTCTCGAAAATCCACCAAATGGGGAGAAGTAAACAGCCCCACTCGCCGACCGCTCTCCCGCAAGAGGCGCTCAGCGAAAGCGCAGACCGAGCCCTTCCCATTGGTGCCCGCCACGTGGAGGATACCGGGAGAATCGACCGCGATGCCGCACTCCCCGCACAAGCGCTCGACATTTTCCAGCCCGAGCTTGATTCCGAAAAGCTGCGTGCGGTAGAGCCAATCGAGCGACTCCTGGTAGGTCATGCCGCCCACTCCTGCCGATCCTCACTCCGGACCGCCACCACCTTCTCCGCAGAAGGCCACTCCGGCTGAAACCGATGGCGGGCCGGCTCCGTTTCCACGAAAAACGCCCCCGCCAGCAACTTCAGCAAAACCGCCAACAGAGGGTAGAGAAGGGGGCCGAAGTTCAGGGAGGCCACCTCCATCACACGACCGCCGGCTCGGGCGTTTTGGCGAGGTAGCCGATGATTTGGGACAGCTCTCCCCGCATGTCCTCGCGGCTGACAATCCGATCCACCAATCCATGCTCCATCATGAACTCAGCCGTTTGGAAACCGGGCGGGAGATTCTGGTGGGTGGTTTCCTTGACCACGCGGGGGCCCGCGAAGCCGATCATGCACTTGGGCTCGGCCAGGATGATGTCCCCCAAAGTGGCAAAGCTGGCCGTGACCCCGCCCGTCGTAGGATGCGTCAGAATACTAATGTAGGCGAGGCCAGCTTCGTGATGACGAGCCAAGGCCCCGCTCGTCTTGGCCATCTGCATCAGGCTGAGCATGCCCTCCTGCATCCGCGCCCCCGAAGAAGCGGAAAAAATGAGGACGGGCAGCCCTTCGGCGGTCGCCGTCTCGACCGCCCGGGCGATTTTTTCTCCCACCACCGAACCCATGCTGCCAGCGAAGAATTGGAAATCCATGACCGCGACCACCACCGCTTGGCCGTCGATCTGGAGTCGTCCGGTCACGACCGCATCGTTCATCTCGGTCGCCGCTCGCAGCCGCTTGATCTTCTCGTCATACTTCGCGAAATGAAGTGGGTTCTTGGAAAAGAGCCCCGCGTCGAACTCCTCAAAGGTCCCCTCATCCGCCAGCGACTCGATTCGTTCCTGGGCACTCATGAGGAGGTGGTGGCCGCAGTTGGGGCAGACGCGCAGATTCTTCTTGAGCTCCAGCTCATGGACGGACTCGGTGCAGCCAGTGCATTTGTGCCACAGGCCTTCCGGCATGTCCTCCTTCTTCCGTCCGAGGCCGCTCAAGGGCGGCTTTGAAAAAATTCCCATGTCGTTTGTCGATTGGTATCTTCACTCTAGCCCCTTGCGAGCGTTATGACAACGCACTTCCGCACCCCAGCAGCCAGGAGCACCTCGGCGCAGGCTTGGACCGTGGCCCCGGTCGTGAACACATCATCCACCAGCAGAACCGTCGCCCCCCGCAGCTTCTCCCGCTGGCTAGGCCGCAGGGCGAAGGCTTTACGCATGTTTTGCAGACGGACCTCCCGAGGTAGGGCGGACTGGGTCTCGGTCGCCCGGACACGACGAAGCGCCTTGGCCCAGCGCAGCCCGGAGCGGCGAGCAAAACCGTAGGCCAGCTCCGCCGCTTGGTCGAAACCGCGCCGCCACCGCCGCCTCCAATGCAGCGGCACCGGGACCACCAAGGGCGCGTCCGCTCGCAAAGCCGCGATCTCCGGTCGCTCCCAGACCCGGACCAGCAAATCCGCCAAGAGCCCTCGGCGATGAAAGCGCCGATCAAACTTGAACTCGTGAATCCAAGTCCGCACCCTCCCCTCCGCCAAAAAAGGCGCCCTCGCGAAGGCAAAGGAAAACTGGCGCTCCCGACAATTGGAGCAGGAAAAGGCACCGGAAAACGCTCCCTCAAAATGCTCCCCACAAACACGGCAAAAAGGCTCGCGGACCCGGGGCAGCGTGGCCAGGCAATCTTCGCAGAGCGATCCTGCCAGACCCCCCACCCGGCACAAGACACAAACCGGCGGGAAGACCTTGTCCTCGGCCCAGCGCCGCGCCCGGACCCAGCTTCCGCTCATGCCGACTGGCCCAGCTTGCGGCCCGCCTTCGGACGAGTCAGCCAAAGAAACAGCCCGCCCGTCAACACGACCAAGAAACACGGGAAAAGACCCACGCGGAGATTCTCCCCCAGCCACGGCATGAACTCACCCTCCGCCAAGCCTTGGCCGCCGCGGGAGACCCCACTGTAAAGCTTCAGCCCGAAGACCCAGCCGGCGTGCAGGCCGATCGCACCCCAAATCGACCCCTCCCGCCAGCGCACCGCGCCCAAAACCGCCCCCACCGCCAAGAGCGTTAGCAACTCCGCCAAAAGAAAATTGACCTCCACGAAATTCTCCAAAATCGAGGCCAAGAGCCGAAAGCCCGCGTCCCAACCGACCTCCTCATCCCGCAGCGCAAAACCCTCCTGCGGCTGGAGAAAATGGACGACCGCGAACAGCACCGTCACAAAAACCCAGGTCCCCCTCATGGAGAAACTCCGCAGCACCAAGGCCACCAACAAGCCCCGAAAGAAAAACTCCTCCAAAAGCGAAACGCCGATGGCCGCCGTGAGCGCCTCCTGACCCTCGTTCCACCACTCCGGCTCTGGGCGCATCTCGTAGGCCCCCCATCGCAAGAACCCCCACCCCCCGGCCAAAAGAATCCCCGCGGCCAGCCCGAACCCCAGCAAGAGGTGCCCCCAGCCAAA
This window encodes:
- a CDS encoding ComF family protein; protein product: MSGSWVRARRWAEDKVFPPVCVLCRVGGLAGSLCEDCLATLPRVREPFCRVCGEHFEGAFSGAFSCSNCRERQFSFAFARAPFLAEGRVRTWIHEFKFDRRFHRRGLLADLLVRVWERPEIAALRADAPLVVPVPLHWRRRWRRGFDQAAELAYGFARRSGLRWAKALRRVRATETQSALPREVRLQNMRKAFALRPSQREKLRGATVLLVDDVFTTGATVQACAEVLLAAGVRKCVVITLARG
- the accD gene encoding acetyl-CoA carboxylase, carboxyltransferase subunit beta translates to MGIFSKPPLSGLGRKKEDMPEGLWHKCTGCTESVHELELKKNLRVCPNCGHHLLMSAQERIESLADEGTFEEFDAGLFSKNPLHFAKYDEKIKRLRAATEMNDAVVTGRLQIDGQAVVVAVMDFQFFAGSMGSVVGEKIARAVETATAEGLPVLIFSASSGARMQEGMLSLMQMAKTSGALARHHEAGLAYISILTHPTTGGVTASFATLGDIILAEPKCMIGFAGPRVVKETTHQNLPPGFQTAEFMMEHGLVDRIVSREDMRGELSQIIGYLAKTPEPAVV
- a CDS encoding CPBP family intramembrane glutamic endopeptidase, with product MLRHDATKIALYFLSVAVLGALLTPVLFQFGKGLAEWPAFARAEEGLFAYLHRVLSTSGFPRYFNRAVLLAAVLLFFPFARWIGLRGLSLGFRKNPFGWGHLLLGFGLAAGILLAGGWGFLRWGAYEMRPEPEWWNEGQEALTAAIGVSLLEEFFFRGLLVALVLRSFSMRGTWVFVTVLFAVVHFLQPQEGFALRDEEVGWDAGFRLLASILENFVEVNFLLAELLTLLAVGAVLGAVRWREGSIWGAIGLHAGWVFGLKLYSGVSRGGQGLAEGEFMPWLGENLRVGLFPCFLVVLTGGLFLWLTRPKAGRKLGQSA
- a CDS encoding folylpolyglutamate synthase/dihydrofolate synthase family protein gives rise to the protein MTYQESLDWLYRTQLFGIKLGLENVERLCGECGIAVDSPGILHVAGTNGKGSVCAFAERLLRESGRRVGLFTSPHLVDFRERIRIGQEMISEEAVAEGLGFFREQVAEWEPHPTFFELTFALAMKYFQEEAVEAVVLETGMGGRLDATNLVQPRVVALTPVGLDHQKWLGESLREIAQEKAGILKVGVPAVSAGQVAEVAEVLWEQDPAIEFVKEPIPGEWDCGLPGQHQRANAALAWAALKRGGWEVGPETARRAIAATRWPGRFEEVRPRLVLDGAHNESAMEALVATWRARFGAEKASVVFGALADKQPERLLKRLGPIAREFVFVPVNSPRALPVRDLGKAAAGKVPWQTEVSLEAALSTALASNRATLVTGSLFLVGEASGLLRSEAFRPSAQ